In a single window of the Metopolophium dirhodum isolate CAU chromosome 2, ASM1992520v1, whole genome shotgun sequence genome:
- the LOC132938515 gene encoding band 7 protein AAEL010189-like encodes MQVSLDEATESRGIKVERVDIKDMRLPIQLQRAMAAEAEASREARAKIIAAEGEQKASRALREASDIISDSPAALQLRYLQTLNTISAEKNSTIVFPLPIDIISFFTRPREPRESRERRELTKQDLQNPIS; translated from the exons ATGCAAGTATCGTTGGACGAGGCCACCGAGTCGCGGGGCATCAAAGTGGAACGGGTGGATAT TAAGGATATGAGATTGCCAATTCAGTTGCAGAGGGCAATGGCGGCGGAAGCTGAGGCGTCCCGAGAAGCCCGTGCAAAGATCATCGCGGCTGAAGGTGAACAAAAAGCATCGCGAGCACTCCGCGAAGCTTCAGATATTATAAGCGATTCTCCAGCTGCTCTACAACTCAGATATTTACAG acATTAAACACTATATCAGCTGAGAAGAATTCTACAATCGTATTCCCGTTGCCAAtcgatattatttcattttttacgaGACCGAGAGAACCACGAGAATCACGAGAACGTCGTGAACTAACGAAACAAGATCTGCAAAATCCAATCAGttaa